A single region of the Vagococcus teuberi genome encodes:
- a CDS encoding site-specific DNA-methyltransferase, whose amino-acid sequence MEKLDMQTKDLANENFEKLKALFPNAITETIDDEGNIVRAIDKDILMQEISTEVVEGREERYQFTWPDKRRAIATANAPISKTLRPCREESVNFDETENLYIEGDNLEVLKLLQETYLGKIKMIYIDPPYNTGRDFVYNDNFSIDKNEYLEDSGQYDDEGNRLEKNLESNGRFHTDWLNMMYPRLKLARNLLSEDGLIFISISDAEVRNLCKICDEIFGESNFVADLKWANKEGGGSSDSKLFRIKDEHIVVYSKQIENIIIKGLSPSNIERYKCSDEYEETRGKYYLQKLGMGSIQYSESMDYPITMEDGTILYPADNNSGKRAIWRWSRQKYEWGLQNGYIVAKKDKKGEWVLYTKQYLNADNDGNIIQRTQAPMGIISDFSSTQGTKELVKIGMDKYFSYPKPTSLLKYLIDRIADKEFTCLDFFSGSSSTADAVMQLNLEDGGNRKFIMVQIPEETDEKSEAYKAGYKNICEIGKERIRRAGRKILEENQDKEGIENLDIGFRVLKTDSSNMKDVFYAPEKTEQSLLDMLSDNIKEGRSPEDLLFQVMLDLGISLSSKIERELVYDKEVFIVEDGFLIACFDKNITEETVKAIANYEPYYAVFRDLSMANDSVATNFEQIFENTSPQTVRKVV is encoded by the coding sequence ATGGAAAAGTTAGATATGCAGACAAAAGATTTGGCAAATGAAAATTTTGAAAAACTAAAAGCTTTATTTCCAAATGCCATTACTGAAACGATTGATGATGAAGGAAATATAGTAAGGGCAATTGATAAAGATATTCTTATGCAAGAAATCTCTACAGAGGTTGTAGAAGGAAGAGAGGAAAGATATCAATTTACATGGCCAGACAAAAGACGTGCTATTGCAACTGCAAATGCTCCAATATCAAAAACACTACGACCTTGTAGAGAAGAAAGCGTTAATTTTGACGAAACTGAAAATCTCTATATTGAAGGGGATAATCTGGAAGTCTTAAAGTTACTTCAAGAAACCTATCTTGGAAAGATAAAAATGATTTATATCGATCCACCATATAATACTGGGCGTGATTTTGTCTATAACGATAATTTCTCTATAGATAAGAATGAATATTTGGAAGATAGTGGTCAATATGATGATGAAGGTAACAGATTAGAGAAGAATTTGGAGTCAAATGGACGTTTTCATACAGACTGGTTAAATATGATGTATCCAAGGCTGAAGCTTGCAAGAAATTTATTGTCAGAAGATGGATTGATTTTTATTTCAATTAGTGATGCTGAAGTTCGAAATTTGTGCAAGATTTGCGATGAAATATTTGGTGAGTCAAATTTTGTAGCCGACTTAAAATGGGCGAACAAAGAAGGGGGAGGATCTTCAGATTCTAAATTGTTTAGAATTAAAGATGAACACATTGTTGTTTATTCTAAGCAAATTGAAAACATCATTATAAAAGGTTTATCACCTTCAAATATAGAGAGATATAAGTGTTCTGATGAGTATGAGGAAACGAGAGGAAAATATTATCTTCAAAAATTAGGTATGGGTTCAATTCAATATTCTGAATCTATGGATTATCCAATAACTATGGAAGATGGAACAATTCTTTATCCAGCAGACAATAATTCGGGGAAACGTGCAATATGGAGATGGTCCAGACAAAAATATGAGTGGGGGCTACAAAATGGATATATTGTAGCTAAAAAAGATAAGAAGGGTGAATGGGTTTTATATACGAAACAGTACTTAAATGCTGACAATGATGGAAATATTATTCAGAGAACACAGGCACCAATGGGAATAATTTCCGATTTTTCAAGTACTCAAGGAACAAAAGAATTAGTAAAAATTGGTATGGATAAATATTTTTCATATCCAAAACCCACAAGCTTGTTGAAATATTTAATTGATAGAATTGCTGATAAGGAGTTCACTTGTTTAGACTTTTTTTCAGGGTCGTCAAGTACTGCTGATGCGGTTATGCAACTTAATTTAGAAGATGGGGGTAACCGTAAATTTATTATGGTACAAATTCCAGAAGAAACTGATGAAAAGTCAGAAGCGTATAAAGCAGGATATAAAAATATTTGTGAAATAGGAAAAGAGAGAATTCGACGTGCAGGTAGGAAGATTTTAGAAGAAAACCAAGATAAAGAAGGTATTGAAAATCTAGATATTGGATTTAGAGTCTTAAAAACGGATTCATCTAATATGAAGGACGTATTTTATGCACCTGAAAAAACAGAACAAAGCTTATTAGATATGTTGTCAGATAATATTAAAGAAGGTAGAAGTCCTGAAGATTTATTATTCCAAGTAATGTTAGATTTAGGTATTTCATTATCAAGTAAAATCGAACGTGAATTAGTATATGATAAGGAAGTGTTCATTGTTGAAGATGGCTTCTTAATAGCTTGTTTCGATAAAAACATAACTGAAGAAACTGTCAAAGCTATTGCAAATTATGAGCCGTATTACGCTGTATTTAGAGATTTATCTATGGCAAATGACAGTGTAGCTACTAATTTTGAGCAGATATTCGAAAATACGAGTCCACAAACTGTAAGGAAGGTAGTTTAA
- a CDS encoding DEAD/DEAH box helicase family protein has protein sequence MRFNFKIQTYQTDAVNSVVNSFIGQKFSEGLSYRRDIGDIKEKKTYSQVYIDYEDDSGELTYKDDFDETGFRNEKVSLTSKELLSNIRKVQQNNNVLISDSLVDNLGACSLDIEMETGTGKTYVYIKTMFELNRKYGWSKFIVVVPSIAIREGVKKSFEMTQDHFMEEYQKKVRFFVYDSKNLNQLDSYSSNSGINCMIINMQAFNTSLKEGSRSKESRIIYDKRDEFGSRRPIDVIKANNPILILDEPQKMGGRRRKLLLKTLTLYLL, from the coding sequence ATGAGGTTTAATTTTAAAATACAGACCTATCAGACTGATGCTGTAAATAGTGTAGTCAATAGTTTTATTGGCCAGAAATTTTCAGAGGGACTTTCATATAGAAGAGATATTGGTGATATAAAAGAAAAAAAGACATACTCTCAAGTTTATATTGATTACGAAGATGACTCTGGGGAACTCACATATAAAGATGATTTTGATGAGACGGGTTTTAGAAATGAGAAAGTCTCCCTAACTTCTAAAGAACTATTAAGCAATATCCGTAAGGTACAACAGAATAATAATGTATTGATTTCGGATTCTCTTGTGGATAATCTGGGTGCTTGTTCATTAGACATCGAAATGGAAACAGGTACAGGTAAAACCTATGTATATATTAAGACTATGTTTGAGCTTAATCGCAAATATGGTTGGTCGAAATTTATTGTAGTAGTACCTTCGATAGCTATTCGTGAGGGTGTAAAGAAATCTTTTGAGATGACTCAAGATCATTTTATGGAAGAATATCAAAAGAAGGTAAGATTTTTTGTTTATGATAGCAAAAACTTAAATCAATTGGATTCCTATTCTAGTAATTCAGGGATTAACTGTATGATTATCAACATGCAGGCTTTTAATACATCTTTAAAAGAAGGTAGTCGTAGCAAGGAATCAAGGATTATATATGATAAGCGTGATGAATTTGGCTCTAGAAGACCTATTGATGTCATCAAGGCTAATAATCCTATCTTGATTCTAGATGAGCCTCAAAAGATGGGGGGGAGGCGACGCAAACTGCTCTTAAAAACTTTAACCCTCTATTTACTTTAA
- a CDS encoding restriction endonuclease subunit R — protein MYALDAVDAYNQKLVKKIEVKGFEVKNFRGTDKYLYLENIILSPKDPPKAKLEFEIAYKKSINRESRILSVDDNLYELSNEMEQYKGYRISEIDPIQGTVSFVNGETINKGDVVGDVSEKDMRRIQIRETIKSHFEKEEELFNRGIKTLSLFFIDEVVKYRQYDEDDEEMLGEYGQIFEREYVDLLNAQINLFDTPYQKYLREISVEDTHKGYFSIDKKGRAVNSKVKRGSDFSDDISAYDLILKNKERLLSFDEPTRFIFSHSALREGWDNPNVFQICTLKHGTSTTMKRQEVGRGLRICVDKSGDRMDEERLGSSLVHKVNKLTVIASESYKDFVTDLQKEIKENLYDRPRKASIDYFEGKNVMLDGNNHTLTVQEASMVYQYLVKNDYVSVDGNDSITDRYHVDIENHNLAELPEALVGMQESIHKLIQSVFNDSILDDMIDDGYETKVVDNDFNENFYKKEFQTLWSYINHKYSYTVSFDSEELIKESIKAIDNDLYVSKLQYTTSISEQKGDLTSDLIKSGDSFKSATSKTTTLEQAETSQIKYDLVGKISEATILTRRTVVEILKGIRADKFAMYQNNPEEFISKVSRLIKEQKSTMIVEHISYDELEGKYDSSIFTTEKSTSIEKAFRAKKHIQPYVFTDGLAEKSVERKFAEDLDGAEEVAVYAKLPRGFSIPTPVGNYSPDWAIAFNAGTVKHIFFIAETKGTMESLQLRPIEKAKISCAKKLFNQISTENVVYHDVDSYQSLLNIMPVIEKKTL, from the coding sequence GTGTATGCACTAGATGCTGTTGATGCATACAATCAGAAATTGGTTAAGAAAATTGAAGTTAAGGGATTTGAAGTAAAGAACTTTAGAGGTACAGACAAGTATCTCTATTTAGAAAATATTATTCTATCTCCAAAAGATCCACCTAAAGCAAAGCTCGAGTTTGAGATTGCCTATAAAAAATCAATTAACAGGGAATCTAGAATTTTATCAGTTGATGATAACTTATATGAACTATCTAATGAAATGGAGCAGTATAAGGGGTATCGAATCTCTGAGATAGATCCAATTCAAGGAACAGTTAGCTTTGTCAATGGTGAGACTATTAACAAAGGTGATGTAGTTGGCGATGTTTCTGAAAAAGATATGAGACGAATTCAAATTAGGGAAACAATAAAGTCCCATTTTGAAAAAGAAGAGGAACTATTTAATAGAGGAATTAAGACTCTATCATTATTCTTTATTGATGAAGTAGTCAAATACCGCCAATATGACGAAGATGATGAAGAAATGTTAGGTGAGTACGGTCAAATATTCGAAAGGGAATACGTTGACCTTTTGAATGCGCAAATAAACTTATTTGATACGCCATACCAAAAATATCTTAGAGAGATTAGTGTTGAGGATACACATAAGGGCTACTTCTCCATAGATAAGAAGGGAAGGGCAGTTAATAGTAAAGTTAAAAGAGGCTCTGATTTTTCTGATGATATCTCAGCTTATGACTTAATCCTGAAAAATAAGGAAAGACTTTTGAGTTTTGATGAACCTACCAGGTTTATTTTCTCACACTCAGCACTTAGAGAAGGCTGGGATAATCCAAATGTGTTTCAGATATGTACATTGAAACACGGAACAAGCACAACTATGAAACGTCAAGAAGTAGGACGTGGCCTTCGTATATGTGTTGATAAATCGGGTGATAGAATGGATGAGGAAAGACTGGGCTCTTCTTTAGTTCATAAGGTAAATAAGCTTACTGTTATAGCCAGTGAATCATACAAAGATTTTGTTACTGATTTACAAAAAGAAATTAAAGAGAATCTCTACGACAGACCAAGAAAAGCTTCTATTGATTACTTCGAAGGTAAAAATGTCATGTTGGATGGAAATAATCACACGTTGACTGTTCAAGAAGCAAGCATGGTTTATCAATATCTTGTGAAGAATGATTATGTTAGTGTGGACGGAAATGACTCTATTACTGATCGATACCATGTAGATATAGAAAATCACAATCTTGCAGAATTACCAGAAGCTTTAGTTGGCATGCAAGAAAGCATCCATAAGCTTATTCAAAGTGTCTTTAATGATTCAATATTAGATGACATGATTGACGATGGCTATGAGACAAAAGTTGTTGATAATGATTTCAATGAAAACTTCTATAAAAAAGAATTCCAAACTTTATGGTCATATATTAATCATAAGTACTCATATACTGTTTCTTTCGATAGTGAAGAGTTGATTAAAGAGTCTATTAAAGCTATTGACAATGATTTGTATGTTTCAAAACTCCAATATACCACTTCTATTTCTGAACAAAAAGGTGATTTGACCTCAGATCTAATAAAAAGTGGGGATTCTTTCAAGTCAGCTACATCAAAAACAACAACTTTAGAACAAGCGGAAACTAGTCAAATAAAATATGATTTAGTCGGAAAAATATCGGAAGCTACTATATTAACTAGACGAACAGTAGTAGAGATTCTGAAAGGTATTAGAGCTGATAAGTTTGCTATGTATCAAAACAACCCTGAAGAATTTATAAGTAAAGTTTCAAGACTCATTAAAGAACAGAAATCGACAATGATTGTTGAACATATTTCTTATGATGAATTAGAGGGTAAATATGATTCCTCAATCTTTACGACAGAAAAGAGTACATCTATTGAAAAAGCTTTTAGAGCTAAAAAGCATATCCAACCATACGTATTTACGGATGGATTAGCTGAAAAATCTGTTGAGCGGAAATTTGCTGAAGATTTAGATGGGGCAGAGGAGGTAGCAGTATATGCAAAGCTACCAAGAGGATTTTCTATTCCAACACCTGTTGGCAATTATAGTCCAGACTGGGCAATTGCTTTTAATGCAGGGACCGTTAAACATATATTCTTTATTGCTGAAACTAAAGGGACGATGGAAAGCCTACAGTTAAGACCAATTGAGAAGGCTAAAATATCATGTGCTAAAAAACTCTTTAATCAAATTTCTACTGAAAATGTTGTTTACCATGATGTAGATAGTTATCAAAGTTTATTAAATATTATGCCTGTAATTGAGAAAAAAACTTTATGA
- a CDS encoding BglG family transcription antiterminator, whose product MVDYRFSLLRSIKNNVISVPDFLKISKMTIQEFNEELERLNSVIEELNYKKLFIEDNSIVIPNTFNERWFDIYIGKKCMVELVQENQRKSMIYLMTFMSAEELSVYHFQSLLDVSKNTILKDIKNLRSELSEHNIKLLYSRKKGFYISGDELKVRSLAFSFLNNLIINNRGKVLLYEYLYELNDNLYNDIRFNLSKIQKEFSLIVVPSRFEEMSYFLSVLLPHINHSNYELNINEAELISNLSMYKTATEFTRLFSIEFRLEEIYYITILFMICTQGDVLDPSLDFLMDCCSEIIYEIERLAAIHFKNYKKILVELFYHLVPSYFRIMYDLSIDNALIDEIKIQYEELYHLTRKSLSPLENITKKYVPKEEVGYYTILFGGEILNQKEQEVDRSVEAVIVCPSGISSSVIMKSELKKLFPNINFRETTSIKNFNNNNLEKNVDIIFSSVPIKSNKKVYVINPIMSQLDKSLLVRSVQEDFYLRENLTPSINELLDIIIPYIELKKGVTRESLYNVLQNKINKTIVKKEDNRPMLSELLTEDMIQLVDTQENWEEAISFAAMPLKQKGMVNENYIEAMIKKVKDHGPFINIGQYVALPHARPEDGVEELGMSMLKVKTPVLLCDDEKHPIKLFICLAAVDNETHLRALASLTKILSNKEKLEKLLQATTKKEISEIITEGEDE is encoded by the coding sequence ATGGTGGATTATCGGTTTAGTCTTTTAAGAAGTATAAAAAATAATGTTATATCAGTACCAGATTTTTTAAAAATTTCTAAGATGACTATTCAAGAATTTAATGAGGAACTTGAGCGACTTAATAGTGTTATTGAGGAGTTGAATTATAAAAAATTATTTATAGAAGATAATTCGATAGTTATTCCTAATACGTTTAATGAAAGGTGGTTTGATATTTATATTGGAAAAAAATGTATGGTAGAACTGGTTCAGGAAAATCAGAGGAAATCTATGATTTATTTAATGACTTTTATGTCTGCTGAAGAATTATCAGTTTATCATTTTCAGAGTCTACTTGATGTTAGTAAAAATACAATATTGAAGGACATAAAGAATTTAAGATCTGAATTATCTGAACATAATATAAAATTATTATATTCCAGAAAAAAAGGGTTTTATATTAGCGGAGATGAGCTAAAGGTGAGGTCTTTAGCTTTCTCGTTCTTAAATAATTTAATTATCAACAATAGAGGAAAAGTATTGTTATATGAGTATTTATATGAATTAAATGATAATTTATATAATGATATTCGATTTAATCTATCTAAAATTCAAAAGGAGTTCAGTTTGATAGTGGTTCCCAGTAGATTTGAAGAGATGTCATATTTTTTATCGGTGTTATTACCTCATATAAATCACTCAAATTACGAATTAAACATTAATGAAGCAGAGTTAATAAGTAATTTATCAATGTATAAAACAGCTACAGAATTTACTCGTCTTTTTTCAATAGAGTTTAGATTGGAAGAAATTTATTATATCACTATCCTGTTTATGATTTGTACACAAGGTGATGTATTGGATCCTTCATTAGATTTTTTAATGGATTGCTGTAGTGAAATCATTTATGAAATAGAAAGATTAGCAGCTATTCACTTTAAGAATTACAAAAAAATATTAGTAGAATTATTTTATCATTTAGTTCCTTCGTACTTTAGAATTATGTATGATCTATCAATTGATAATGCTCTTATTGATGAAATAAAGATACAGTATGAAGAATTGTATCATTTGACTAGAAAGTCCTTATCTCCCTTAGAAAATATAACAAAAAAATACGTACCCAAAGAAGAGGTAGGCTATTATACTATTCTATTTGGTGGAGAAATATTAAATCAAAAAGAACAAGAAGTAGACAGATCAGTGGAGGCGGTTATTGTATGTCCAAGTGGTATAAGTTCTTCAGTGATAATGAAATCCGAATTGAAAAAATTGTTTCCAAATATTAATTTTAGAGAAACGACTTCGATTAAAAATTTTAATAATAATAATTTGGAAAAAAATGTAGATATCATTTTTTCTAGTGTACCAATTAAAAGTAATAAAAAAGTATATGTCATAAACCCTATAATGTCTCAGTTAGATAAAAGCTTACTTGTTAGATCAGTACAAGAAGATTTTTATTTAAGAGAGAATTTAACACCTTCAATTAATGAATTATTGGATATTATAATACCTTATATTGAATTAAAAAAAGGTGTTACAAGAGAGAGTCTATATAATGTACTACAAAATAAAATTAATAAAACTATAGTTAAAAAGGAGGATAATCGACCTATGTTATCAGAATTATTAACAGAAGATATGATTCAATTAGTAGATACTCAAGAAAATTGGGAAGAGGCAATATCTTTTGCAGCAATGCCTCTAAAACAAAAAGGCATGGTAAACGAAAATTATATAGAGGCTATGATAAAAAAAGTTAAAGATCATGGTCCATTTATAAACATAGGCCAATACGTTGCCTTACCACATGCAAGACCCGAGGATGGTGTAGAGGAATTGGGGATGTCAATGTTAAAGGTTAAAACACCAGTATTATTGTGTGATGATGAAAAGCATCCCATTAAATTATTTATTTGCTTAGCAGCGGTTGATAATGAAACACATTTGAGAGCATTAGCTAGCTTGACAAAAATATTATCGAATAAAGAAAAATTAGAAAAATTATTACAGGCAACAACAAAAAAAGAAATTAGTGAGATTATAACAGAAGGAGAAGATGAATAA
- a CDS encoding PTS sugar transporter subunit IIB yields the protein MKFAAVCSSGLGSSFMVEMNIKTVLDSLGVSNVEVTHYDMGSASPELADTFFVGADLAESAMHLGNVVVLDSIIDMDELKEKVEKECQKQGLI from the coding sequence ATGAAATTTGCAGCGGTATGTAGTTCAGGATTAGGTTCAAGCTTTATGGTAGAAATGAATATTAAAACAGTACTAGATTCTTTAGGAGTATCAAATGTAGAGGTAACTCACTATGATATGGGGAGCGCTTCTCCAGAATTAGCAGATACTTTTTTTGTTGGAGCGGATTTAGCAGAGAGCGCAATGCATTTAGGAAATGTAGTAGTGTTAGATAGTATCATCGATATGGATGAATTAAAAGAAAAAGTTGAAAAAGAATGTCAAAAACAAGGGTTAATTTAA
- a CDS encoding transketolase: protein MNKNELQKLEILATKIRIDTVESIKSIGAGHIGGSLSIIELLAVLYGSKMKYDSKNPSWDDRDRLVLSKGHAGVALYSTLAECGFFDKKELMTVNNGGTNLPSHPDRNKTLGIDATTGSLGQGTSIAAGIATGLKLEGKDNYVYLIVGDGELNEGQCWEAFQYIAHFKLNNCIVIIDENKKQLDGPSKDIINPFNIQEKMRAFGFETISVKGNDIEAISEGIDYCKSIEDKAVCIVLDTIKGQGIRYFEEMAGNHSVKFTDDNVNNETEKILREMKNSLKEWE, encoded by the coding sequence ATGAATAAAAACGAATTACAAAAATTAGAGATACTTGCAACAAAGATACGAATAGATACTGTCGAATCAATAAAAAGTATAGGAGCTGGCCATATAGGTGGTTCATTATCGATAATTGAATTATTAGCTGTGCTATATGGTTCTAAAATGAAATATGATTCTAAAAATCCTAGCTGGGATGATAGGGATAGATTAGTTTTGTCTAAAGGGCATGCCGGAGTGGCTTTATACAGTACTCTTGCGGAATGTGGATTTTTTGATAAAAAAGAATTAATGACTGTTAATAATGGAGGAACAAATCTACCATCTCATCCAGATAGAAATAAGACACTCGGTATAGATGCTACTACAGGCTCTTTAGGACAAGGTACATCTATTGCAGCGGGAATTGCAACAGGTTTAAAACTTGAAGGCAAGGATAATTATGTGTATCTAATCGTAGGAGATGGTGAGTTAAACGAAGGACAGTGTTGGGAAGCTTTCCAATACATTGCTCATTTTAAATTAAACAATTGTATTGTAATTATTGATGAAAATAAAAAACAATTGGATGGTCCGAGTAAAGACATAATTAATCCATTTAACATACAAGAGAAAATGCGAGCATTTGGTTTTGAAACTATATCAGTAAAAGGAAATGATATAGAAGCTATTAGTGAAGGTATTGATTACTGTAAAAGTATAGAAGATAAGGCAGTTTGTATAGTTTTGGATACGATAAAAGGTCAAGGTATACGGTACTTTGAAGAAATGGCAGGCAATCATTCGGTGAAATTTACTGATGATAATGTTAATAATGAAACAGAAAAGATTTTACGAGAGATGAAAAATTCCTTAAAGGAGTGGGAGTAA
- a CDS encoding transketolase family protein translates to MFTLDSDNDFGMELRAAVVEELQDLMKENSKIIALEADLGSASKWIDISKSTPKQFINVGISEANMVGVAAGLSLTGFTPFIHTFGPFATRRVLDQIYMSGAYSKNTINIYGSDPGFTAGHNGGTHTTWEDIAVLRSIPDVVICDAADAVQMKWIIKEFSMLKGIHYVRGNRKAVKNIYEDGSNFELGKGNLLREGEDYLIIATGQLVSEALEVSQLLLEKGITSDVIDMFTIKPLDRELILERVIGKKKIITIENHSIIGGLGSAVAEVIADNGIGISLQRIGVDSRFGQVGTPKYLQKEFGLTTEKILDQII, encoded by the coding sequence ATGTTTACATTAGATTCAGATAACGACTTTGGTATGGAATTACGAGCAGCTGTGGTTGAAGAATTACAAGATTTAATGAAAGAAAACAGCAAAATTATAGCTTTGGAAGCGGATTTAGGATCAGCATCGAAATGGATTGATATATCAAAAAGTACTCCAAAGCAATTTATCAATGTAGGTATATCCGAAGCAAATATGGTAGGTGTTGCTGCAGGGCTTAGCCTTACCGGATTTACACCATTTATACATACTTTTGGACCATTTGCCACTCGACGTGTGTTGGACCAAATATACATGTCTGGAGCATATTCTAAAAATACTATCAATATATATGGATCAGATCCAGGGTTTACAGCTGGACACAATGGAGGAACACATACTACGTGGGAAGATATTGCAGTATTAAGGTCTATACCCGATGTAGTAATATGTGATGCTGCGGATGCTGTTCAAATGAAGTGGATAATAAAAGAATTTAGCATGCTGAAAGGGATACATTATGTGCGTGGTAACAGAAAAGCTGTAAAAAATATCTATGAGGATGGCTCTAATTTTGAATTAGGAAAAGGTAACCTTCTGAGAGAAGGGGAAGATTATTTAATTATAGCTACTGGACAATTAGTTTCTGAAGCTTTAGAGGTATCGCAATTATTATTAGAAAAAGGAATCACATCTGATGTGATCGATATGTTTACTATCAAACCTTTAGATAGAGAATTAATATTAGAAAGAGTGATTGGTAAGAAAAAAATAATAACGATAGAAAATCACTCTATTATTGGTGGCTTAGGAAGTGCTGTAGCAGAGGTTATAGCAGATAATGGTATAGGAATCTCACTTCAACGCATAGGTGTGGATAGTAGATTTGGACAGGTTGGAACGCCAAAATATTTACAAAAAGAATTTGGTTTAACTACAGAGAAAATTTTAGATCAAATAATTTAG
- a CDS encoding DUF960 family protein, producing the protein MFDIQNEYYVTKGVQEAVPYQLQYFCWQLILQRAKEKDPTMDYLQIIEFELDTEHELLTIVQRQEKPEVKQIYHLHLFEEYRSLSVKKIWAIDDGQVQTMLLPEEY; encoded by the coding sequence ATGTTTGATATACAGAATGAGTACTACGTGACAAAAGGAGTACAAGAAGCCGTACCGTATCAACTTCAATATTTTTGTTGGCAGTTGATTTTACAACGGGCAAAAGAAAAAGACCCAACAATGGATTACTTACAAATTATTGAATTTGAGTTGGATACTGAACATGAGCTATTAACGATTGTTCAACGCCAAGAGAAACCAGAGGTGAAACAGATATATCATCTTCACTTGTTTGAAGAATACCGTTCGCTTAGTGTGAAAAAAATATGGGCAATTGATGATGGTCAAGTTCAAACCATGTTACTACCAGAAGAATATTAA
- a CDS encoding DUF1643 domain-containing protein codes for MKVETHTIKNEVFLSDDRQNRYLLQRTWGSENQAIVAVITLKPVSVSGVENDLTTMLIQNHVVEMGYQGYLVANLVSGIDSSKKLSETLLDRETEDELLKEVLNKKEVQQIIIGCGSVVTQKGFAQERLKEILSLLTKTNQHKVVAIVDDDNRPIHPLVPSIRNQPWTLKKIKI; via the coding sequence ATGAAAGTAGAAACGCATACGATAAAAAATGAAGTCTTTTTGAGTGATGATAGACAAAATCGATACTTATTACAACGGACATGGGGATCAGAAAACCAAGCGATTGTCGCAGTGATTACCTTGAAGCCAGTTTCAGTGAGCGGGGTAGAAAATGACTTAACTACCATGTTGATTCAAAATCATGTGGTTGAGATGGGATATCAAGGCTATTTGGTCGCGAACCTTGTCTCAGGAATTGATTCGTCAAAGAAACTATCTGAAACATTACTGGATAGGGAAACAGAAGATGAATTGTTGAAGGAAGTATTAAACAAAAAAGAGGTCCAACAAATTATCATCGGTTGTGGATCAGTGGTGACACAAAAAGGGTTTGCGCAGGAACGTTTGAAAGAGATTCTATCTTTATTAACTAAGACAAACCAACATAAAGTGGTGGCGATTGTGGATGACGACAACCGGCCTATTCATCCACTTGTCCCAAGTATCCGAAATCAACCATGGACATTGAAAAAAATTAAAATATAA
- a CDS encoding JAB domain-containing protein, which yields MTLLPSKRVSIVSLSLVKESSLLYGPRRCQTSDDAYALIRPFIENKDREHLVSIGLNSKNEPMVVHLVHIGTANQSIAVPRDILKSVLLSNATRLMIGHNHPSGDPTPSVADDHLTEKLYKASELLGIELLDHLIIGDECYYSFREHQKLG from the coding sequence ATGACTCTATTACCAAGTAAACGTGTGTCAATTGTGAGCCTATCATTAGTGAAAGAATCCAGTCTGTTATATGGTCCAAGACGTTGTCAAACATCAGATGATGCGTATGCATTGATTCGACCATTCATAGAAAATAAGGACAGAGAACATTTAGTGAGTATTGGCTTAAACAGTAAGAACGAACCGATGGTGGTTCATTTGGTTCATATTGGGACAGCAAATCAGAGTATCGCAGTACCTCGAGATATATTAAAGTCAGTTTTATTATCAAATGCCACTCGTTTGATGATTGGACACAATCATCCGAGTGGTGATCCGACACCGTCTGTAGCGGATGACCATTTAACGGAAAAACTCTATAAAGCGAGTGAGTTATTGGGAATTGAGTTATTAGATCACTTGATTATTGGAGATGAGTGTTACTACTCATTTCGTGAACATCAAAAGTTAGGTTGA